In Candidatus Defluviilinea proxima, a single genomic region encodes these proteins:
- a CDS encoding DUF58 domain-containing protein, translated as MYSPLLTLLAVLLLLAAFMRGDFALSLVYLVVGAFVAGLWWGRRALTQVETKRRFNTHAFLGEKVKINLRVQNKGWLPIPWLELRDVLPVELAGPRNFQMATNLESHADANFEYSVEALKRGYYPIGPLSISTGDILGLSKSLRAENQAEHLVVYPKIIPFTSIKIPSYSPQGTLQHALPLFEDPTRIFGKRGYAPGDSLRRIDWKSSASMGRLQVRLFEPSIALETFVVLNLNAEDYFYRNRIDSSELAIVIAASVSNWIVGKQQMVGMMINGHDPLSADSTPQSIPPGKGRLHLIRLLETLARSATIESSPLVPLIQRQRYQLAWGTTLIVITGTANSELLDELYQARRCGQNVVLILAGRNPVEKDIDHHAKLFGIPVFSVVTEHDLEVWKQ; from the coding sequence ATGTATTCCCCACTTCTGACCCTGCTGGCAGTGCTCTTACTGCTTGCCGCATTTATGCGGGGTGATTTTGCTTTGTCGTTGGTCTACCTTGTGGTTGGCGCGTTTGTCGCAGGACTATGGTGGGGTCGTAGGGCTTTAACACAAGTTGAGACCAAACGTCGTTTCAATACTCATGCTTTCCTTGGCGAGAAAGTCAAGATCAATTTACGTGTGCAAAACAAGGGCTGGTTACCCATTCCCTGGCTTGAGCTTCGCGATGTTTTGCCGGTAGAGCTTGCGGGGCCACGTAATTTCCAAATGGCAACCAACCTCGAGTCCCATGCTGACGCGAATTTTGAGTATTCAGTAGAAGCTCTGAAACGGGGCTATTATCCCATCGGACCTCTTTCTATCTCAACAGGCGATATTCTTGGCTTGAGTAAGTCACTGCGAGCCGAAAATCAGGCTGAACACTTGGTGGTGTATCCAAAGATCATCCCGTTCACGTCCATCAAGATACCATCCTACTCACCGCAAGGGACGCTACAACACGCCTTGCCGCTGTTCGAAGACCCGACACGTATCTTTGGCAAGCGTGGATACGCACCCGGCGATTCTTTGCGAAGGATCGACTGGAAATCCTCTGCGTCTATGGGACGATTACAGGTTAGATTATTTGAACCGTCCATCGCACTTGAAACATTTGTTGTTTTGAACCTTAACGCTGAAGATTATTTTTACCGAAACCGTATTGATTCATCGGAATTAGCCATTGTCATTGCTGCATCTGTTTCCAATTGGATTGTTGGTAAACAGCAAATGGTTGGGATGATGATAAACGGACATGATCCATTGTCCGCTGATAGTACACCACAGTCCATTCCTCCCGGAAAAGGGAGGTTGCACCTGATCCGCTTGCTGGAAACATTGGCTCGCTCTGCGACGATTGAATCATCGCCGCTTGTTCCCCTGATCCAGCGCCAGCGTTATCAACTTGCGTGGGGCACCACGCTGATCGTGATCACCGGAACCGCCAATAGTGAACTGTTGGATGAACTCTATCAGGCGCGCCGGTGCGGACAGAATGTTGTACTAATTTTGGCAGGTAGGAACCCGGTAGAAAAAGACATAGATCACCATGCCAAACTTTTTGGGATACCGGTTTTTTCTGTTGTCACTGAACACGATTTGGAGGTGTGGAAACAGTGA
- a CDS encoding DUF4129 domain-containing protein, whose product MNQQPNSKLIGREKTTRAIGYVLLLMMMVCIIMTINTLLHNTVPEWPSDVISGITLFIVLDRLYTYRSFKPLIPLSPDWAKSFGAQWVVIILFIRLLLSYAKGPDAFIADMSLFARGYTPAFFTPEFIVTLLLALLAWYLPGQFLDLLGELGLNQELALREDADPSQSDLLPAHQRLANLTFSTGIALVVLATLTRINLRAVFIFNAQASFASFNHFSGGEVGALLYFVFGLALLSQSRLVSLQTHWNRQHIPVSSSNLTRRWALYSLLFFSLLIVVVGILPSGDSIGFFSLLATLLGFLVNILLLFARLIVFVAALVFIIPLLLFGKPIPLKDRLPPLPSLLPEPPPTPLLPVTHNALWVLVRSVVLWGALIAIIVFSLIWFAKQHGGLLVAIRKTRFANWLMSAWQWLSRNADTARISLSHAIADGWQNIVSRLEGKRIIPRPVLIRLKSLDPRRQIYFFYLAMIRRSGDYGVARKPSQTPSEHSDALKKTLPSAEEDIDAVTDAFMMARYSREKIDSTKVNLIKTAWGSVRRAFTAQSNKK is encoded by the coding sequence GTGAATCAACAGCCAAACTCGAAATTGATAGGAAGAGAAAAGACAACGAGAGCCATCGGCTATGTACTGTTACTCATGATGATGGTTTGCATTATCATGACGATCAACACCCTTTTGCACAACACTGTGCCGGAGTGGCCGTCCGACGTTATTTCCGGCATTACATTATTCATTGTGCTTGACCGTCTGTACACATATCGCAGTTTCAAACCTTTGATCCCGTTAAGCCCAGATTGGGCGAAAAGCTTTGGGGCTCAATGGGTCGTTATCATACTGTTTATACGGTTGTTACTTTCCTACGCTAAAGGTCCAGACGCCTTTATCGCGGACATGTCGCTTTTTGCTCGAGGATATACCCCTGCGTTTTTTACCCCCGAATTTATCGTTACCTTATTACTTGCCCTCCTTGCCTGGTATTTGCCAGGACAATTTCTTGATCTGCTCGGTGAGCTTGGGCTGAATCAAGAACTGGCCTTGCGCGAAGATGCCGATCCTTCTCAAAGTGACCTTCTGCCAGCTCATCAACGTCTGGCAAATCTAACCTTCAGCACAGGTATTGCACTTGTGGTGCTAGCTACGCTTACTCGCATTAATCTGCGGGCAGTTTTTATATTCAATGCTCAAGCCTCCTTTGCAAGTTTCAATCACTTCTCCGGTGGGGAAGTGGGCGCTCTGCTCTATTTTGTTTTTGGGTTAGCGTTGCTCAGCCAAAGTCGTTTAGTGTCATTACAAACCCATTGGAATCGACAACATATTCCTGTCTCATCCAGCAACCTGACAAGACGATGGGCATTATATAGCCTTCTCTTTTTCTCACTCCTTATTGTTGTCGTCGGTATCCTGCCGTCCGGCGACAGTATTGGCTTTTTCTCTCTATTGGCAACCCTGCTCGGTTTTCTGGTAAATATACTTTTGCTGTTTGCACGATTAATCGTATTCGTTGCGGCACTTGTGTTTATCATCCCTCTTCTATTGTTTGGAAAACCCATCCCGCTCAAGGATAGATTGCCGCCTTTGCCTTCTTTATTGCCAGAGCCTCCACCTACGCCGCTTTTACCTGTAACACACAATGCGCTTTGGGTTCTTGTACGCTCAGTAGTCTTATGGGGAGCGTTGATCGCCATTATTGTTTTTTCGCTTATTTGGTTTGCGAAACAACATGGTGGTCTCCTTGTGGCCATCCGCAAGACGCGTTTTGCGAATTGGCTTATGAGCGCCTGGCAATGGCTGAGTAGAAATGCGGATACCGCCCGTATAAGCCTTTCACATGCAATAGCGGATGGTTGGCAAAACATCGTTTCTCGCCTCGAAGGGAAACGCATCATTCCACGCCCGGTTTTGATCCGCCTCAAGTCGCTTGATCCACGCCGACAGATCTACTTCTTCTATCTTGCGATGATACGTCGTAGTGGTGATTATGGCGTCGCGCGCAAACCATCGCAAACGCCGTCTGAACATTCTGATGCATTGAAAAAAACATTGCCATCTGCAGAAGAAGATATTGATGCTGTCACCGATGCTTTCATGATGGCGCGTTATAGCCGTGAAAAAATCGATTCTACAAAAGTAAACCTAATTAAAACAGCTTGGGGAAGTGTTCGTCGTGCGTTCACCGCACAATCAAATAAAAAATAA
- a CDS encoding TIGR02206 family membrane protein, protein MDQFFAGNDYSGPAFELFGNAHIAMLILLVLLNLFLLRFRSGSEETKQKVRWTMALVLWGNEIAWHAWNVAVGRWTIQEMLPFHLCSVLVWIGALMLVTKNYHIYEFMYLMGISGATQALATPDLDIFGFPHFRFFQTFISHGLIVTAAIYMTVVEGFRPTWKSVWRVFVWMNIYMIPVFFLNQAIGSNYLMINHKPPTASLLDLLPPWPIYILYMEALGMILTLLLYSPFAIKDWWEKVEVNRNHTSRLEDLSN, encoded by the coding sequence ATGGATCAATTCTTTGCCGGCAACGATTATTCAGGTCCCGCATTCGAGTTATTTGGCAATGCACACATCGCCATGTTAATCCTGTTGGTGCTTTTGAATTTGTTTCTGCTTCGGTTCAGATCTGGGAGCGAGGAGACCAAGCAAAAGGTACGCTGGACGATGGCGTTGGTCCTTTGGGGAAACGAGATCGCGTGGCATGCTTGGAATGTTGCCGTTGGCCGGTGGACAATACAGGAAATGTTGCCGTTTCACCTATGCAGTGTGTTGGTGTGGATCGGAGCACTGATGCTGGTGACCAAGAATTATCACATCTATGAATTCATGTATCTGATGGGGATCAGTGGAGCGACTCAAGCGCTCGCGACACCCGACCTAGATATCTTCGGTTTCCCACATTTTCGCTTCTTTCAAACATTCATCTCACACGGATTGATCGTCACGGCGGCCATCTACATGACAGTCGTTGAGGGGTTCCGCCCCACATGGAAGTCGGTTTGGCGAGTCTTCGTATGGATGAACATTTATATGATCCCCGTGTTCTTCCTGAACCAGGCCATCGGTAGTAACTACCTCATGATCAACCATAAGCCACCCACCGCCAGCCTATTAGACCTGCTCCCACCGTGGCCGATCTATATCCTTTATATGGAAGCCCTTGGGATGATCTTGACATTGTTGTTGTATTCTCCATTTGCGATCAAGGATTGGTGGGAGAAAGTCGAAGTGAATCGAAATCACACTTCAAGGCTTGAAGACCTTTCAAATTAA
- a CDS encoding MoxR family ATPase, giving the protein MEDVQKFVGPLIENVERVVIGKRQAIEFIIVALLCEGHVLLEDVPGSGKTMLARSVATSLGIGFKRIQCTPDLLPNDVTGVSIFNQKDGEFEFKPGPIFVNILLADEVNRATPRTQSALLEAMQEQQVTVDGVTHDLPRPFLVLATQNPIEYEGTFPLPEAQLDRFLMRLSLGYPSRADERQILVNLWREHPITKIGKVVDGNDLLSLQKKIWDVNVDVTLQDYIVALTEATRNHPDLSLGVSPRGSLALLKTSQALAAIRGRDYVIPEDIKTLVPLTLAHRLIIKPEAELRGRTALTILEDVLENTPLDLGNLNS; this is encoded by the coding sequence ATGGAAGATGTCCAGAAATTTGTTGGCCCCTTGATCGAAAACGTAGAGCGTGTTGTGATCGGCAAGCGTCAGGCCATCGAGTTCATCATTGTGGCTTTGTTATGTGAGGGACATGTACTGCTGGAAGATGTGCCTGGTTCGGGTAAGACCATGCTGGCACGTTCCGTGGCAACCAGCCTGGGAATCGGTTTCAAGCGTATCCAGTGTACGCCCGATTTATTACCGAACGATGTAACCGGGGTCTCGATCTTCAATCAAAAGGATGGGGAATTCGAATTCAAGCCTGGCCCGATCTTTGTCAACATCCTTCTGGCCGATGAGGTCAACCGTGCCACGCCGCGCACCCAATCAGCCTTGCTGGAAGCCATGCAGGAACAGCAAGTGACAGTTGATGGTGTGACGCACGATCTGCCACGTCCGTTTTTAGTGTTGGCAACACAGAACCCGATCGAATACGAGGGGACGTTTCCGCTCCCAGAAGCTCAACTAGACCGCTTCTTGATGCGGCTTTCGCTAGGATATCCCTCTCGTGCAGATGAGCGTCAGATCCTTGTTAATCTGTGGCGTGAACACCCCATCACAAAGATCGGTAAAGTGGTCGATGGGAATGATCTGCTCTCCCTTCAAAAGAAAATTTGGGATGTCAATGTGGATGTCACTTTGCAGGATTATATTGTTGCATTGACCGAAGCCACACGTAATCACCCCGATCTGTCGCTGGGCGTAAGTCCGCGTGGGAGCCTTGCTTTGCTGAAAACATCCCAGGCTTTAGCCGCCATTCGTGGCCGTGACTATGTGATTCCCGAAGATATAAAAACTCTTGTACCGTTAACGCTTGCTCACCGACTTATCATCAAACCTGAAGCTGAACTTCGCGGGCGTACGGCACTCACTATTCTCGAAGATGTGTTGGAAAACACTCCGCTCGATCTGGGTAACCTGAATAGCTAG